A genomic segment from Lignipirellula cremea encodes:
- a CDS encoding PSD1 and planctomycete cytochrome C domain-containing protein, with translation MNFALCPRLLLAAAALLATEAALAAAAEPVSFERQVQPLLERRCNRCHHEEEQSGGLDLTRRETMLRGGDELGPAIVPGEPDNSPLLLVLTGAQEPAMPENADPLPAAEIDLLRRWIAAGAKDDTTVFPAEDVAFFEREIRPVLATRCFKCHAVDEPEHGLRLTSRQSILTGGLRGPAAKAGDPEASLLLQAIRHQGDLQMPRGGDKLSDSQVDAFTRWIAKGLPWPADQRVLARSKQFTISDADRNHWAFRPLPADLPDTWSIDAALQAPHQALGITPAELADKHRLLRRVTYDLIGYPPTPEEIDAFVQDDSPNAFEKVVDRLLDSPHFGVRWGRHWLDYARNGSTGQPTRGPALDSQRYADWVAQCFQEDRPYDWFAQTHLAGDKMPGYTGGDYSIDQALAAATPLNGPRSFEHAEDQTFVLMDKLDEGVEFLGRSLLGVSLECARCHDHKYDPISQRDYYALLGFFQSSGYAPASVNAESRAVVEAAIARQTELMREKMEINAQLRTASLKLSMRGGNLRVQWKEKRAQFLAPKVKRLYQLELLILRAELADAESRGDKTSKDIRQILEQKEAALASFEAIIMGLAPKFDHFINGHKSQVGLRKRAQQLGLTDIDRELEAQNAYWEAEAPKWHENYRFGGYMKDDPMVADLALLDDRVEEIDAELPANLERPWEAPAAGYAYVRCDGGLRRAEDLDSFDFGAYSKQVGGGNISQKHAFVAGPFIGDARLLGRGDVLEPEDLVPRGFPEFFGGQTPPLEGSGRLQLAQWLTTPGSPQAALVARTAVNRAWQHLFGEALCRTPKELGRLGEPPELPEIIDGLAASFIREGWSMKKLIRRIILSEAWRRSSIADASLLAADPENRYFSRQTVRRLEYEPIANTMAWLRRGERFDSPPQRDSALPNAAEYAKHFDGPSVYELTERRVVSITATQSLFLMNNPAAAHQLAEDLVRRLGFTAETKLDNALEPLFTSVVQRPPSQADRDLARQFVVRRREQTGQSDPPAELREFASLLLCGNEILFLE, from the coding sequence ATGAATTTCGCCCTCTGTCCCCGCCTGCTGCTGGCCGCCGCTGCGCTGCTGGCGACGGAAGCGGCGCTGGCCGCCGCGGCCGAGCCAGTCAGCTTTGAACGCCAGGTGCAGCCGTTGCTGGAACGGCGGTGCAACCGCTGCCATCATGAAGAAGAGCAAAGCGGCGGACTCGATCTGACCCGTCGCGAGACGATGCTCCGCGGCGGCGATGAACTCGGTCCGGCGATCGTACCGGGTGAGCCCGACAACAGCCCGCTGCTGCTGGTGCTGACCGGAGCGCAAGAACCGGCCATGCCCGAGAACGCCGACCCGCTGCCGGCCGCCGAAATTGATCTGCTACGGCGCTGGATCGCCGCCGGAGCCAAGGACGATACAACCGTCTTCCCGGCAGAGGACGTCGCTTTTTTTGAACGCGAAATCCGCCCCGTGCTGGCCACGCGCTGCTTCAAGTGCCACGCCGTCGACGAGCCGGAACACGGCTTGCGGCTGACTTCGCGGCAAAGCATTCTCACCGGCGGACTGCGCGGCCCGGCCGCCAAAGCGGGCGACCCGGAAGCGAGCCTGCTCCTCCAGGCGATCCGCCACCAGGGCGACCTGCAGATGCCCCGCGGCGGCGACAAGCTCAGCGACAGCCAGGTCGACGCCTTTACCCGTTGGATCGCCAAAGGTCTGCCCTGGCCGGCCGATCAACGCGTGCTCGCCCGGTCAAAGCAGTTCACCATCAGCGACGCCGACCGGAACCACTGGGCCTTTCGTCCCTTGCCGGCTGACCTGCCCGACACCTGGAGCATCGACGCCGCCCTGCAGGCGCCTCATCAGGCGCTGGGCATCACGCCCGCGGAACTGGCCGACAAGCACCGCCTGTTGCGCCGCGTCACGTACGACCTGATCGGCTATCCGCCCACGCCGGAAGAGATCGACGCTTTTGTGCAGGACGATTCGCCCAACGCTTTTGAAAAGGTCGTCGATCGCCTGCTCGACTCGCCCCACTTCGGCGTGCGCTGGGGCCGGCACTGGCTGGACTACGCCCGCAACGGTTCAACGGGACAGCCGACGCGAGGTCCGGCCCTGGACTCGCAGCGTTACGCCGACTGGGTCGCGCAGTGCTTCCAGGAAGATCGCCCCTACGACTGGTTCGCCCAGACGCATCTGGCCGGCGACAAAATGCCCGGCTACACCGGGGGCGATTACTCGATCGACCAGGCGCTGGCCGCGGCCACGCCTTTGAACGGGCCACGTTCGTTCGAACACGCCGAGGACCAGACCTTTGTGCTGATGGACAAGCTCGACGAAGGCGTCGAGTTTCTCGGCCGCTCGCTGTTGGGCGTCAGCCTGGAGTGCGCTCGTTGCCATGATCACAAGTACGACCCGATCTCCCAGCGCGACTACTACGCTCTGCTGGGCTTTTTCCAGAGCAGCGGTTACGCCCCGGCCTCGGTCAATGCCGAGTCCCGCGCCGTCGTGGAAGCCGCCATCGCCCGCCAGACCGAACTGATGCGGGAGAAGATGGAAATCAACGCCCAGTTACGGACGGCCTCGTTGAAACTCAGCATGCGGGGCGGCAACCTCCGCGTCCAATGGAAAGAAAAACGGGCCCAGTTCCTGGCGCCAAAGGTCAAGCGTCTGTACCAGCTCGAACTGCTGATCCTCCGCGCCGAACTGGCGGACGCAGAAAGCCGCGGAGACAAAACCAGCAAGGACATCCGCCAGATCCTGGAGCAGAAAGAAGCCGCCCTGGCGTCGTTCGAGGCGATCATCATGGGCCTTGCCCCCAAGTTCGATCACTTCATCAATGGGCACAAAAGTCAGGTCGGACTGCGGAAGCGGGCCCAGCAACTGGGGCTGACGGACATCGACCGCGAACTGGAAGCACAAAACGCCTACTGGGAAGCCGAAGCGCCGAAGTGGCATGAGAACTACCGCTTTGGCGGCTATATGAAGGACGACCCGATGGTCGCCGACCTGGCCCTGCTTGATGATCGTGTCGAGGAGATCGACGCGGAACTGCCCGCCAACCTGGAACGTCCCTGGGAGGCGCCCGCAGCGGGCTACGCCTATGTGCGTTGCGACGGCGGCCTGCGCCGGGCGGAAGACCTGGATTCCTTCGACTTTGGCGCTTATAGCAAGCAGGTGGGCGGAGGGAATATCAGCCAGAAGCACGCCTTTGTCGCTGGACCGTTTATCGGCGACGCCCGGTTGCTGGGACGCGGCGATGTGCTGGAGCCGGAAGACCTCGTCCCCCGCGGCTTCCCGGAATTTTTTGGCGGACAAACGCCGCCGCTGGAAGGCAGCGGCCGGCTGCAGCTGGCCCAGTGGCTCACGACGCCCGGTTCGCCGCAGGCCGCACTGGTCGCCCGGACCGCCGTCAATCGGGCCTGGCAGCATCTGTTTGGCGAAGCGCTCTGCCGCACGCCGAAGGAACTGGGTCGCCTGGGCGAACCGCCCGAACTGCCAGAGATCATTGACGGCCTGGCGGCCAGCTTTATCCGCGAGGGCTGGTCGATGAAAAAGCTGATCCGCCGCATCATCCTCAGCGAAGCCTGGCGCCGGTCCTCCATCGCCGACGCCAGCCTGCTGGCGGCCGACCCGGAGAACCGCTATTTCTCCCGGCAAACGGTCCGTCGCCTGGAATACGAACCGATCGCCAACACCATGGCGTGGCTCCGCCGAGGCGAGCGTTTCGACAGCCCCCCGCAGCGTGACTCGGCCCTGCCGAACGCCGCCGAGTATGCGAAGCATTTTGACGGTCCTTCGGTTTACGAACTGACGGAGCGCCGCGTAGTTTCCATCACGGCGACCCAGTCGCTGTTCCTGATGAACAACCCGGCCGCCGCGCATCAGCTGGCCGAAGATCTGGTGCGACGACTCGGATTCACAGCCGAGACAAAGCTGGACAACGCCCTGGAGCCGCTCTTTACGTCGGT